The following are from one region of the Phyllostomus discolor isolate MPI-MPIP mPhyDis1 chromosome 9, mPhyDis1.pri.v3, whole genome shotgun sequence genome:
- the LOC114506266 gene encoding signal-regulatory protein beta-1-like isoform X2, which produces MPVPASWLHPAPCLLLTLLLGFTGGAGEELQVIQPEKSVAVAAGETATLSCTMTSISPVGPVMWFRGTGPGREFIYSQKGGHSPRVTSAADVTRKNNTDFSIHISNITPADTGTYYCVKFRKGSPDTELKSGAGTRLTVSAQPSPPVVSAPTGRATPGQTVSFTCESHSFSPRNIVLRWFKDGNELPASQPTVDPEGDSPSYSISSTATVRLAQGDVHSQVICQVEHATLKGGPPLRGTANLSETIRVPPTLEVSQHAMSENQVHVVTCQVKNFYPQHLQLSWLENGKMSRTEVPSTHTENKDGTFNLRSWILVNSSACGEAMVLTCLVQHDGQPAVNRNLTLEASAQKKDKGPGVSTDVLVGILLGFKVLLVVGVPALYVHRKWRA; this is translated from the exons gaggggcaggtgaggaGCTGCAGGTGATTCAGCCTGAGAAGTCAGTagcagtggcagcaggagaaacggCCACTCTGAGCTGCACCATGACCTCCATTTCCCCTGTGGGGCCTGTCATGTGGTTCAGGGGGACAGGGCCAGGCCGGGAGTTCATCTACAGTCAGAAAGGAGGCCACTCCCCCCGAGTAACAAGTGCTGCAGATGTAACAAGGAAAAACAACACGGACTTTTCCATCCACATCAGCAACATCACCCCAGCAGACACCGGCACCTACTACTGTGTGAAGTTCCGCAAAGGAAGCCCTGACACAGAGCTCAAGTCTGGAGCAGGCACTCGGCTCACCGTGAGTG CTCAACCCTCTCCCCCTGTGGTGTCAGCCCCCACAGGCAGGGCCACACCTGGGCAGACAGTGAGCTTCACCTGTGAGTCCCACAGCTTCTCCCCCAGAAACATCGTCCTGAGATGGTTCAAAGATGGGAATgagctcccagcctcccagcccaccGTGGACCCAGAGGGAGACAGCCCTTCCTACAGCATCTCCAGCACAGCCACGGTGCGGCTGGCCCAGGGGGATGTCCACTCCCAGGTCATCTGCCAGGTGGAACATGCCACCCTGAAGGGGGGCCCTCCTCTTCGTGGGACTGCCAACCTGTCTGAGACCATCCGAG TTCCGCCCACGTTGGAGGTTTCCCAACATGCCATGTCAGAGAACCAGGTGCATGTGGTCACCTGCCAGGTAAAGAACTTTTACCCCCAGCACTTACAGCTGAGCTGGTTGGAGAATGGAAAAATGTCCCGAACAGAAGTGCCTTCAACCCACACAGAGAACAAAGATGGGACCTTCAACTTGAGGAGCTGGATCCTGGTGAATTCATCTGCCTGTGGGGAGGCCATGGTGCTCACCTGTCTGGTGCAGCACGATGGACAGCCGGCCGTTAACAGGAACCTCACCCTGGAGGCCTCCGCTCAGAAGAAGGACAAAG GCCCAGGAGTATCTACTGACGTCCTTGTAGGGATCCTCCTGGGTTTCAAGGTGCTGCTGGTGGTTGGTGTCCCTGCCCTCTATGTCCACAGGAAGTGGAGAGCCTGA
- the LOC114506266 gene encoding signal-regulatory protein beta-1-like isoform X1, with translation MLVPASWPLPPPCLLLTLLLGLTGGAGEELQVIQPEKSVAVAAGETATLSCTMTSISPVGPVMWFRGTGPGREFIYSQKGGHSPRVTSAADVTRKNNTDFSIHISNITPADTGTYYCVKFRKGSPDTELKSGAGTRLTVSAQPSPPVVSAPTGRATPGQTVSFTCESHSFSPRNIVLRWFKDGNELPASQPTVDPEGDSPSYSISSTATVRLAQGDVHSQVICQVEHATLKGGPPLRGTANLSETIRVPPTLEVSQHAMSENQVHVVTCQVKNFYPQHLQLSWLENGKMSRTEVPSTHTENKDGTFNLRSWILVNSSACGEAMVLTCLVQHDGQPAVNRNLTLEASAQKKDKGPGVSTDVLVGILLGFKVLLVVGVPALYVHRKWRA, from the exons ATGCtggtccctgcctcctggcccctccctcctccctgcctgctgctGACTCTGCTGCTGGGCCTCACAG gaggggcaggtgaggaGCTGCAGGTGATTCAGCCTGAGAAGTCAGTagcagtggcagcaggagaaacggCCACTCTGAGCTGCACCATGACCTCCATTTCCCCTGTGGGGCCTGTCATGTGGTTCAGGGGGACAGGGCCAGGCCGGGAGTTCATCTACAGTCAGAAAGGAGGCCACTCCCCCCGAGTAACAAGTGCTGCAGATGTAACAAGGAAAAACAACACGGACTTTTCCATCCACATCAGCAACATCACCCCAGCAGACACCGGCACCTACTACTGTGTGAAGTTCCGCAAAGGAAGCCCTGACACAGAGCTCAAGTCTGGAGCAGGCACTCGGCTCACCGTGAGTG CTCAACCCTCTCCCCCTGTGGTGTCAGCCCCCACAGGCAGGGCCACACCTGGGCAGACAGTGAGCTTCACCTGTGAGTCCCACAGCTTCTCCCCCAGAAACATCGTCCTGAGATGGTTCAAAGATGGGAATgagctcccagcctcccagcccaccGTGGACCCAGAGGGAGACAGCCCTTCCTACAGCATCTCCAGCACAGCCACGGTGCGGCTGGCCCAGGGGGATGTCCACTCCCAGGTCATCTGCCAGGTGGAACATGCCACCCTGAAGGGGGGCCCTCCTCTTCGTGGGACTGCCAACCTGTCTGAGACCATCCGAG TTCCGCCCACGTTGGAGGTTTCCCAACATGCCATGTCAGAGAACCAGGTGCATGTGGTCACCTGCCAGGTAAAGAACTTTTACCCCCAGCACTTACAGCTGAGCTGGTTGGAGAATGGAAAAATGTCCCGAACAGAAGTGCCTTCAACCCACACAGAGAACAAAGATGGGACCTTCAACTTGAGGAGCTGGATCCTGGTGAATTCATCTGCCTGTGGGGAGGCCATGGTGCTCACCTGTCTGGTGCAGCACGATGGACAGCCGGCCGTTAACAGGAACCTCACCCTGGAGGCCTCCGCTCAGAAGAAGGACAAAG GCCCAGGAGTATCTACTGACGTCCTTGTAGGGATCCTCCTGGGTTTCAAGGTGCTGCTGGTGGTTGGTGTCCCTGCCCTCTATGTCCACAGGAAGTGGAGAGCCTGA